From one Cyanobacterium stanieri PCC 7202 genomic stretch:
- a CDS encoding hypothetical protein (PFAM: Domain of unknown function (DUF1980)~TIGRFAM: TIGR03943 family protein~COGs: COG3689 membrane protein~KEGG: cyt:cce_3506 hypothetical protein~SPTR: Putative uncharacterized protein): MNTIKKNPLFFPLLDFTAFLFWGVLLLKYWVTGQINRLIHPNYFLLVFICSILLFIISALKILHIYLRFYRRKSYTRDNQNSILLLPKGWGSSLLIFVAVFGLVTEPMILNSQSAIQRGLVDSLPPVTLQPEAFGAGTKPEERTLIQWVRTLNVYPEPDTYTGQRANITGFVVHLDSLPDDYVYLSRFIITCCAVDAYPVGIPVKLPQSRDNYPPDTWLTVQGAMMTETLPPLDATNTNSTREVRHLVLNADNVEVVPTPDDPYGY; the protein is encoded by the coding sequence ATGAATACTATTAAGAAAAATCCTTTATTTTTCCCGTTATTAGACTTCACCGCCTTTTTGTTTTGGGGGGTGTTGCTTTTGAAGTATTGGGTTACGGGACAAATAAATAGGTTGATTCACCCTAATTATTTCCTATTAGTTTTTATCTGTAGCATCTTACTATTTATTATTTCAGCTCTCAAGATTTTACATATCTATCTGAGATTCTATCGCCGGAAATCCTATACTAGAGACAATCAAAACTCGATTTTATTATTGCCTAAAGGATGGGGAAGTTCTCTGCTGATTTTTGTGGCAGTATTTGGTTTAGTCACTGAACCGATGATTTTGAACAGTCAAAGTGCCATTCAAAGGGGACTGGTGGATTCATTACCCCCCGTAACTTTACAGCCAGAAGCCTTTGGGGCAGGTACAAAGCCAGAGGAAAGAACTTTAATTCAATGGGTACGCACCCTAAATGTTTATCCTGAGCCTGACACCTACACTGGACAACGGGCAAATATTACAGGATTTGTGGTGCATTTAGATTCCCTGCCCGATGACTATGTTTATCTCTCTCGTTTTATCATTACCTGTTGCGCGGTGGATGCTTATCCTGTGGGTATACCTGTAAAATTACCTCAATCAAGGGATAATTATCCTCCTGATACTTGGTTAACGGTACAAGGGGCAATGATGACCGAAACTTTACCTCCTTTGGATGCAACCAATACCAATAGCACCAGAGAAGTAAGGCATTTGGTATTAAATGCTGACAATGTGGAAGTTGTACCTACCCCTGATGATCCTTATGGATATTAG
- a CDS encoding permease (PFAM: Predicted permease~COGs: COG0701 permease~InterPro IPR005524~KEGG: cyc:PCC7424_4946 permease~PFAM: permease~SPTR: Permease) — MDQIYSAFTLFISLLVEAMPFLLFGVLLSSSLIVFLDEGKLIELLPSNPILGAFLGSFFGFCFPVCECGNVPVARRFLLQGLPTSVAISFLLAAPTINPVVLWSTYVAFRGQPEVFWLRIIFSLTIAITLGCLFSLQKDCRPLLKPSLAKRLTVLLNAKAQAKSKPIKTSPAANYSLLQSGSFILGQPGQVIKMDDALLKAEEEKQKKEALGRKFNLFIENVTQELRDLGGVLILGSAIASSIQVFIPREIILNIGQDTITSIIAMMVLASVVSICSTVDSFFVLSFSSTFTTASLVAFLVFGPMIDIKAMGLMLSIFKPRMILYLMVIIAQFTFIFTLSYSYFF, encoded by the coding sequence ATGGATCAGATATATAGTGCCTTTACCTTATTTATCAGTCTATTAGTAGAAGCAATGCCCTTCCTATTGTTTGGGGTACTTCTTTCTAGTAGCTTGATTGTTTTTCTTGATGAAGGTAAATTAATTGAATTATTGCCATCCAATCCCATTTTAGGCGCATTTCTGGGTAGTTTTTTTGGCTTTTGTTTTCCTGTGTGTGAGTGTGGAAATGTACCCGTTGCCCGACGTTTTTTGTTACAGGGTTTACCCACTTCGGTGGCAATTTCTTTTTTGTTGGCGGCACCGACGATTAATCCTGTGGTTTTATGGTCAACCTATGTAGCTTTTCGGGGACAGCCAGAGGTTTTTTGGTTAAGGATTATTTTTTCTTTGACTATTGCCATTACTTTAGGTTGTTTGTTTAGTTTACAAAAAGATTGTCGTCCTCTCCTAAAACCTTCCCTTGCCAAACGCTTAACCGTATTGTTAAATGCTAAAGCTCAAGCAAAATCTAAACCTATCAAGACAAGTCCTGCGGCCAATTATAGTTTATTGCAATCGGGGAGTTTTATTCTCGGTCAACCCGGACAAGTAATTAAGATGGATGATGCTTTGTTAAAAGCAGAGGAGGAAAAACAAAAAAAGGAAGCCCTCGGGCGCAAGTTTAATCTCTTTATTGAAAATGTGACCCAAGAATTACGAGACTTAGGGGGGGTATTGATTCTAGGAAGTGCGATCGCCTCTTCTATCCAAGTATTTATCCCTAGAGAGATTATTTTAAACATAGGACAAGATACCATTACATCAATTATTGCCATGATGGTATTAGCTTCCGTGGTGTCCATTTGTTCTACCGTAGATTCATTTTTTGTCCTCTCCTTTTCCTCCACCTTTACCACCGCCTCCCTCGTGGCATTTTTAGTATTTGGCCCGATGATTGACATCAAAGCCATGGGGTTGATGTTGTCAATATTTAAGCCTCGAATGATTTTATATTTAATGGTAATTATTGCCCAATTTACCTTTATCTTTACCCTTTCCTATAGTTATTTTTTCTAG
- a CDS encoding hypothetical protein (KEGG: pai:PAE2959 NAD-dependent deacetylase~SPTR: Putative uncharacterized protein) codes for MLWKLMVKYRFAMVLTVLISFLVINPLKTSQATNNNSPLIGQWRSQVQFTTGGFAAVDDLEFMYSFNLGGTMTESSNYDGAPPVPPAYGIWRQIENNKFEAKYEYYATGRPENSTLLDIWDGWRHSTRGVLTENITINGDGTSFTSTITYEAFDRDDNLVADGGGIATGRGVKLKF; via the coding sequence ATGTTGTGGAAATTGATGGTTAAATATCGTTTTGCCATGGTTTTGACGGTATTGATTTCTTTCTTGGTCATTAATCCTCTGAAAACTTCTCAGGCGACAAATAATAACTCTCCTTTGATTGGGCAGTGGCGATCGCAGGTACAATTTACCACAGGAGGATTTGCAGCAGTAGATGACCTAGAATTTATGTATAGCTTTAATTTGGGCGGAACCATGACCGAATCATCCAACTATGATGGAGCGCCCCCTGTACCCCCTGCCTATGGCATTTGGCGACAGATAGAAAATAATAAGTTTGAGGCAAAATATGAATATTACGCCACCGGGCGCCCAGAAAACTCTACATTATTAGATATTTGGGATGGATGGCGACATTCTACCAGAGGAGTATTAACCGAAAATATCACCATCAATGGAGATGGTACCTCATTCACTTCTACCATTACCTATGAAGCCTTTGACAGAGATGATAACCTTGTGGCAGACGGGGGAGGAATTGCCACAGGTAGAGGAGTTAAGCTAAAATTTTAG
- a CDS encoding glyceraldehyde-3-phosphate dehydrogenase (NAD+) (PFAM: Glyceraldehyde 3-phosphate dehydrogenase, C-terminal domain; Glyceraldehyde 3-phosphate dehydrogenase, NAD binding domain~TIGRFAM: glyceraldehyde-3-phosphate dehydrogenase, type I~COGs: COG0057 Glyceraldehyde-3-phosphate dehydrogenase/erythrose-4-phosphate dehydrogenase~InterProIPR020830:IPR020828:IPR020829:IPR006424:IPR 020831:IPR020832~KEGG: ava:Ava_3715 glyceraldehyde-3-phosphate dehydrogenase~PFAM: Glyceraldehyde 3-phosphate dehydrogenase, NAD(P) binding domain; Glyceraldehyde 3-phosphate dehydrogenase, catalytic domain~PRIAM: Glyceraldehyde-3-phosphate dehydrogenase (phosphorylating)~SPTR: Glyceraldehyde-3-phosphate dehydrogenase 3;~TIGRFAM: glyceraldehyde-3-phosphate dehydrogenase, type I), which yields MSIKIGINGFGRIGRLSLRAGWDNPAIEFVHINEIKGGVECAAHLLEFDSVHGKWDKNIQVRENKLIIEEKEITFSEYATPQQVPWSDYGVDIVIESSGKFRTPETLNPYFECGVKKVVVAAPVKEEALNVVVGVNDHLYNPEKHHILTAASCTTNCLAPVVKVIQEGLGIKHGVITTIHDVTNTQIVVDAPHKDLRRARSCLQSLVPTTTGSASAIALIYPELKGKLNGVAVRVPMLNASLTDCVFEVNRKTTVAEVNQLLKEAANTTPLQGILGYEERPLVSIDYKDDPRSSIVDAPSTMVIDDTQVKILAWYDNEWGYSNRMAELVAKIAQSIN from the coding sequence ATGTCCATCAAAATAGGAATAAATGGTTTTGGTCGTATTGGTAGATTGTCTTTACGAGCAGGATGGGATAATCCAGCCATTGAGTTTGTCCATATCAACGAAATCAAAGGAGGGGTAGAATGTGCTGCCCATTTACTCGAATTTGACTCTGTCCATGGTAAATGGGATAAAAACATCCAAGTCCGAGAGAATAAATTGATCATTGAAGAAAAAGAGATCACCTTTTCTGAATATGCTACTCCCCAACAAGTGCCATGGTCAGATTATGGGGTGGATATTGTCATCGAAAGTTCTGGTAAATTTCGCACCCCCGAAACCCTAAATCCCTACTTTGAATGTGGCGTAAAAAAAGTAGTGGTAGCGGCCCCCGTAAAAGAAGAGGCTTTAAATGTAGTGGTGGGGGTAAACGATCATTTATACAATCCCGAAAAACATCATATCTTAACCGCTGCCTCTTGTACCACCAACTGTTTAGCCCCTGTGGTGAAGGTAATTCAGGAGGGTTTGGGCATCAAACACGGAGTTATTACCACCATCCATGATGTGACTAATACCCAAATTGTGGTCGATGCACCCCACAAGGATTTGAGAAGGGCTAGATCTTGTTTACAGTCTCTTGTACCCACTACTACAGGATCCGCCAGTGCGATCGCCCTTATTTACCCAGAACTAAAAGGAAAACTTAACGGAGTAGCCGTTAGAGTCCCCATGCTCAACGCTTCCCTCACCGACTGTGTTTTTGAGGTAAATCGTAAAACCACCGTCGCAGAAGTCAACCAACTGCTCAAAGAAGCAGCAAATACAACACCCCTCCAAGGCATCCTCGGTTACGAAGAACGCCCCCTCGTCTCCATTGATTATAAAGATGATCCTCGCTCATCCATAGTCGATGCCCCTTCCACCATGGTAATTGATGATACCCAAGTAAAAATTCTCGCTTGGTACGACAACGAGTGGGGTTACTCCAACCGCATGGCAGAATTAGTCGCCAAAATCGCTCAGTCAATTAATTGA
- a CDS encoding major facilitator superfamily MFS_1 (PFAM: Major Facilitator Superfamily~InterPro IPR011701~KEGG: cyb:CYB_2305 major facilitator transporter~PFAM: major facilitator superfamily MFS_1~SPTR: Transporter, major facilitator family), producing MDKNLKNYCLVTAAYWGYTITDGALRMLVLLHFNQLGFTPIEIAFLFLFYEIFGVVTNFFGGWIGSQFGLRLTLYGGIGLQIFALVMLGFLNPEWAVWFQVLYVMTSQAFSGVAKDLTKMSSKSAVRLVVPKEAESKLFRWVAILTGSKNALKGLGFFVGAALLELTGFTNALFIQAGVLLIIFLTGRLLPRNMGKIKAKVKFKQLFSKSKAINILSLARFFLFGARDIWFVVALPVFLQSELNWTFIQVGTYMACWVIGYGFIQSFSPAILGQNKKSSAPQAKTIQIWTSILTIVPVAIALSFMAGLDPQWVITGGLIIFGIVFAFNSAVHSYLVLAYTEDNDVALNVGFYYMANSGGRLLGTITSGISYQLFGIVGCLWISSFFVLVAALVSFKLPSSQKLEPASENQ from the coding sequence ATGGACAAAAACTTAAAAAATTATTGCCTCGTCACCGCTGCCTATTGGGGTTATACCATCACCGATGGGGCATTAAGAATGCTCGTATTATTACACTTTAACCAACTTGGCTTTACCCCTATTGAAATCGCTTTTTTATTCCTCTTTTACGAAATCTTTGGTGTAGTGACCAACTTTTTTGGGGGGTGGATTGGTTCACAATTCGGCTTACGACTAACCCTTTATGGAGGTATTGGTTTACAAATTTTTGCCCTCGTAATGCTTGGTTTTCTTAACCCAGAATGGGCGGTATGGTTTCAGGTGTTATACGTGATGACATCCCAAGCCTTTTCGGGAGTTGCCAAAGATTTAACCAAGATGAGTTCAAAAAGTGCCGTGCGTTTGGTGGTACCTAAAGAAGCAGAATCGAAGTTATTTCGATGGGTTGCTATTCTCACAGGTTCAAAAAATGCCCTCAAGGGTTTAGGATTTTTTGTGGGGGCGGCATTACTAGAATTAACAGGATTTACCAATGCTTTATTTATTCAGGCAGGGGTATTATTGATTATCTTTTTGACAGGTCGATTATTACCCAGAAATATGGGTAAAATCAAGGCTAAAGTTAAATTTAAACAGCTATTTTCCAAGAGTAAAGCTATTAATATCTTATCCCTTGCCAGATTTTTCCTCTTTGGTGCTAGGGATATATGGTTTGTGGTGGCGTTGCCCGTATTTTTACAAAGCGAATTGAATTGGACTTTTATTCAAGTGGGTACTTATATGGCCTGTTGGGTAATTGGTTATGGTTTCATTCAATCTTTTTCCCCTGCCATTCTCGGACAAAATAAAAAAAGTTCCGCCCCCCAAGCCAAAACTATCCAGATTTGGACTTCAATTTTAACTATTGTACCAGTGGCGATCGCCCTTAGCTTCATGGCAGGATTAGATCCGCAATGGGTAATTACAGGGGGTTTAATAATCTTTGGTATCGTCTTCGCCTTCAACTCCGCCGTCCATTCCTACCTCGTTTTAGCCTATACCGAAGATAACGACGTGGCTTTAAACGTAGGCTTTTATTACATGGCAAACTCAGGAGGGAGATTACTGGGTACCATTACATCAGGTATAAGTTACCAACTATTTGGCATTGTCGGCTGTTTATGGATTTCTAGCTTCTTTGTCCTCGTCGCCGCCCTCGTCTCCTTTAAACTACCATCTTCCCAAAAACTAGAACCTGCCTCAGAAAATCAATAA
- a CDS encoding hypothetical protein (KEGG: cyt:cce_0318 hypothetical protein~SPTR: Putative uncharacterized protein), whose product MSNPVTEAFFFGKALAEVLTEKAEDTLTNTLSEFGKFDAETRERLRQFAEEVRLRAEIAKQQSENSSTNTTITVEVDSSVDLQELLDELRAEIARLKAELNKYRQK is encoded by the coding sequence ATGAGTAATCCAGTAACAGAAGCATTCTTTTTTGGCAAAGCCCTAGCCGAAGTATTAACAGAAAAAGCAGAAGACACCCTCACCAATACCCTCAGTGAATTTGGCAAATTTGACGCTGAAACGAGGGAAAGATTGAGACAATTTGCCGAAGAAGTCAGGCTGAGAGCAGAAATTGCCAAACAACAATCGGAAAATAGCAGTACCAATACCACCATCACAGTAGAAGTTGATAGCAGTGTTGATTTACAAGAACTTTTAGACGAACTAAGGGCAGAAATTGCTAGATTAAAAGCAGAATTAAATAAATATAGACAAAAATAA
- a CDS encoding ABC-1 domain-containing protein (PFAM: ABC1 family~COGs: COG0661 unusual protein kinase~InterPro IPR000719:IPR004147~KEGG: cyt:cce_0317 hypothetical protein~PFAM: ABC-1 domain-containing protein~SPTR: ABC-1), translated as MSSAYPNTSKYLESSPEIPAVNPRRKPEAGKKVYRWNSENYSPLRRRIDIWTFVLLLLFKLWRNGKKWSYAGGYSEEKLVARRRVQAGWIRENLLELGPTFIKVGQLFSTRADLFPEEYVNELSKLQDRVPAFSYEQVCAIIEKDFNKPLNKLFLSFDPTPLAAASLGQVHKAQLITGEEVVVKIQRPGLPKLFGIDLGILKQIARYFQNHPRWGKNRDWMGIYEECCRILWQETDYLLEGTSADTFRRNFRDESWVKVPRVFWRYSSPRVLTLEYMPGIKISHYDALEAAGLNRKELARLGARAYLHQLLNDGFFHADPHPGNLAVDADGSLIFYDFGMMGQLQSNIKEKLLEMLFGITEKNADRVVTALVDLGALAPMEDPGPVRRSVQFMLDNFMDKPFEEQSISQISEDLFEIAYDQPFRFPATFTFVMRAFSTLEGVGKGLDPEFNFMEVAQPFALNVMNQFNAENGKSIIDEFSRQALQVSNTAFGLPARLDDTIDKLDRGDIRLRVRSLEAERLLRRISSTQMATNYTLIVSTLVLSATILVVNSLWQVAIALGVVAVLPTVALLKLLRQIKKLDRKF; from the coding sequence GTGTCATCAGCCTATCCCAACACCAGTAAATATTTGGAATCCTCCCCAGAGATTCCTGCCGTCAATCCCCGTCGTAAACCCGAAGCGGGAAAAAAAGTCTATCGTTGGAATAGCGAAAATTATTCCCCCCTACGTCGTCGTATTGATATTTGGACTTTTGTTCTTTTATTACTCTTCAAACTTTGGCGTAACGGCAAAAAATGGAGTTATGCAGGGGGGTATAGTGAAGAAAAATTAGTCGCCCGTCGTCGTGTTCAGGCCGGGTGGATTAGGGAAAATCTCCTCGAATTAGGGCCCACTTTTATTAAGGTTGGGCAGTTATTTTCTACTCGGGCGGATTTATTTCCCGAAGAATATGTCAATGAGTTATCAAAATTACAGGATCGAGTTCCTGCCTTTAGTTATGAGCAGGTATGCGCCATTATCGAAAAAGACTTTAATAAACCGTTAAATAAATTATTCCTCAGTTTTGACCCCACCCCTTTAGCGGCGGCTAGTTTGGGGCAAGTTCACAAAGCCCAGTTAATTACGGGGGAGGAGGTAGTGGTCAAAATCCAACGGCCCGGATTACCAAAACTATTTGGCATTGATTTGGGTATTCTTAAACAAATTGCCCGTTACTTCCAAAATCATCCTCGTTGGGGCAAAAATCGAGATTGGATGGGGATTTATGAGGAATGTTGTCGCATCCTCTGGCAGGAAACTGATTATTTATTAGAAGGCACTAGCGCTGACACTTTTCGCCGTAATTTTCGGGATGAAAGTTGGGTGAAAGTTCCTCGGGTATTTTGGCGTTATAGTTCCCCTCGGGTGCTTACCCTTGAATATATGCCGGGGATTAAAATTAGCCATTATGATGCCCTAGAGGCGGCGGGGTTAAACCGTAAGGAGTTGGCAAGATTGGGAGCAAGGGCTTATCTCCATCAGCTTCTCAATGATGGCTTTTTTCATGCGGACCCTCACCCTGGGAATTTGGCGGTGGATGCGGATGGCTCCTTGATTTTCTATGACTTTGGTATGATGGGGCAACTGCAGTCTAATATCAAAGAGAAGTTATTGGAAATGCTCTTCGGTATTACGGAAAAAAATGCTGATCGGGTGGTAACTGCGTTGGTAGATTTAGGGGCTTTGGCACCTATGGAAGATCCTGGCCCTGTAAGGCGTTCGGTGCAGTTTATGCTCGATAATTTCATGGACAAACCTTTCGAGGAACAGTCCATCAGTCAGATTAGTGAGGATCTTTTTGAGATTGCCTACGATCAACCTTTTCGCTTCCCTGCTACTTTTACCTTTGTGATGAGGGCTTTTTCTACCCTTGAGGGGGTGGGTAAGGGATTGGATCCTGAGTTTAATTTTATGGAAGTTGCACAACCTTTTGCTCTCAATGTTATGAATCAATTTAATGCTGAAAATGGTAAGTCGATTATTGATGAGTTTAGCCGTCAGGCTTTACAGGTAAGTAATACGGCTTTTGGTTTACCCGCTCGTTTGGATGATACCATCGATAAACTAGATCGGGGGGATATTCGTTTAAGGGTACGCTCTTTGGAAGCGGAGCGGTTATTACGACGTATTAGCAGTACCCAAATGGCGACAAATTATACTTTAATTGTAAGTACCTTAGTTTTATCGGCTACTATTTTAGTGGTTAATAGTCTGTGGCAAGTGGCGATCGCCCTTGGAGTTGTAGCAGTTTTACCGACGGTGGCACTGCTAAAGTTACTCAGACAAATCAAAAAATTAGACCGAAAATTTTAA
- a CDS encoding protein serine/threonine phosphatase (PFAM: Protein phosphatase 2C~COGs: COG0631 Serine/threonine protein phosphatase~InterPro IPR014045:IPR001932~KEGG: syp:SYNPCC7002_A0453 protein phosphatase 2C~PFAM: Protein phosphatase 2C-like~SMART: protein phosphatase 2C domain protein~SPTR: Protein phosphatase 2C), whose protein sequence is MKCAFAGLSDPGLVRSYNQDNYYTDTSGRFFILADGMGGHAGGEQASKIAVEVIKEYLEENWEAPIESYDLLEKAVFQANEAILEDQAVHPERADMGTTVVVIIFRQGETWRAHVGDSRLYQLHADMLIQITSDHTWIGQAIRAGEITVEDAKHHPWRHVLSQCLGRRDMFEGIDIHQIETIDKGDRFLLCSDGLTEEVTDPIISKLLGDGDDLDKVADNLVTEAKNNGGSDNVTVVLVKIDEDN, encoded by the coding sequence ATGAAATGTGCATTCGCTGGCTTGAGTGATCCCGGACTGGTCAGATCATACAATCAGGATAATTATTATACAGATACCTCTGGGAGGTTCTTTATTTTGGCCGATGGCATGGGTGGTCACGCTGGTGGAGAACAGGCCAGTAAAATTGCTGTGGAAGTGATTAAAGAGTATTTGGAGGAAAATTGGGAGGCTCCCATCGAATCCTATGACCTTCTCGAAAAGGCAGTCTTTCAGGCTAATGAGGCAATTCTTGAAGATCAAGCAGTTCACCCTGAACGGGCGGATATGGGTACTACCGTAGTAGTAATTATTTTTCGTCAGGGAGAAACTTGGCGCGCCCACGTGGGGGATTCCCGCCTCTATCAACTCCACGCTGATATGCTAATTCAGATTACCTCCGATCATACTTGGATTGGTCAGGCGATTCGGGCAGGGGAAATTACCGTCGAAGATGCTAAACACCATCCTTGGCGCCATGTTTTATCCCAATGTCTCGGGCGTAGGGATATGTTTGAAGGCATTGATATTCATCAGATTGAAACTATTGATAAGGGCGATCGCTTTTTGCTCTGTAGTGATGGTTTGACCGAAGAAGTAACTGACCCGATTATCTCCAAACTTTTAGGAGATGGAGATGATTTAGATAAAGTTGCCGATAACCTCGTTACCGAAGCAAAAAATAACGGTGGTTCCGATAACGTTACCGTGGTTTTAGTCAAAATTGACGAGGATAATTAG
- a CDS encoding Uracil phosphoribosyltransferase (PFAM: Phosphoribosyl transferase domain~COGs: COG2065 Pyrimidine operon attenuation protein/uracil phosphoribosyltransferase~InterPro IPR000836~KEGG: cyc:PCC7424_3958 bifunctional pyrimidine regulatory protein PyrR uracil phosphoribosyltransferase~PFAM: phosphoribosyltransferase~PRIAM: Uracil phosphoribosyltransferase~SPTR: Uracil phosphoribosyltransferase): protein MSNQIVEILSPEEIRRTVNRLASQVIEEAPDLSGVVLLGIYTRGVPLAQLLADQIQHIEGKQVTVGAIDITFYRDDLDKIQIRTPERTEIPVDLTGKTVILVDDVIYSGRTIRAALNAVAEYGRPEIVKLLALVDRGHRQLPIHPDFVGKVLPTAKDEKVKVYLQSVDGRNAVELRKF from the coding sequence ATGTCAAACCAAATTGTTGAAATTCTCTCCCCCGAAGAAATCCGTCGTACAGTCAACCGCCTAGCTTCTCAAGTTATAGAAGAGGCTCCTGATTTGTCTGGGGTAGTATTGTTGGGGATTTACACTCGGGGAGTTCCTCTGGCTCAACTATTGGCGGATCAAATTCAACACATTGAAGGGAAACAAGTAACCGTAGGGGCGATCGATATTACCTTTTATCGGGATGATTTGGACAAAATACAAATTAGAACCCCAGAAAGAACCGAGATTCCTGTGGATTTGACAGGGAAAACAGTCATTTTAGTAGATGATGTGATTTATAGTGGACGCACCATTCGCGCTGCCCTAAATGCTGTGGCAGAATATGGCCGACCAGAAATTGTCAAACTCTTGGCTTTGGTAGATCGAGGACATCGTCAATTACCCATTCACCCCGACTTTGTGGGGAAGGTTTTACCCACTGCCAAGGATGAGAAAGTTAAGGTGTATCTGCAATCAGTGGATGGTAGAAATGCAGTGGAGTTAAGGAAGTTTTAA